The Myxococcales bacterium genome window below encodes:
- the lipB gene encoding lipoyl(octanoyl) transferase LipB, producing the protein MAVVTAPTAPRLEVVDLGRADYRTAWARQLALVDERKTGAGADRVLVVEHPHVFTLGRAQQALANVLAPGEVEVIEVERGGDVTYHGPGQLVAYPIVLLGEGERDLHRFLRNLEEAVIRTCAAVGLATDREPGKTGVWTTDRAGARKKLCSIGIACRRWVTFHGLALNVATDLAYFQRINPCGFASSVMTSLAVELDRAITVADVTPILTDELARVLGRTPA; encoded by the coding sequence ATGGCAGTCGTCACCGCCCCGACCGCGCCGCGCCTCGAGGTCGTCGACCTCGGGCGCGCCGACTACCGCACCGCCTGGGCGCGGCAGCTGGCGCTGGTCGACGAGCGCAAGACCGGGGCCGGCGCCGATCGGGTGCTGGTGGTCGAGCACCCACACGTGTTCACGCTCGGCCGGGCGCAGCAGGCGCTCGCCAACGTGCTGGCGCCGGGCGAGGTCGAGGTCATCGAGGTCGAGCGCGGCGGCGACGTCACCTACCACGGCCCCGGCCAGCTCGTGGCCTATCCGATCGTGCTGCTCGGCGAGGGCGAGCGCGATCTGCACCGGTTCCTGCGCAACCTCGAGGAGGCGGTCATCCGCACCTGCGCCGCGGTCGGGCTGGCGACCGATCGCGAGCCCGGCAAGACCGGCGTCTGGACCACCGATCGCGCCGGCGCGCGCAAGAAGCTGTGCTCGATCGGCATCGCGTGCCGCCGCTGGGTCACGTTCCACGGCCTCGCGCTCAACGTCGCCACCGACCTGGCGTACTTCCAGCGGATCAACCCGTGCGGGTTCGCGTCGTCGGTGATGACCTCGCTCGCGGTCGAGCTCGACCGCGCGATCACCGTCGCCGACGTGACCCCGATCCTGACCGACGAGCTAGCGCGCGTCCTGGGCCGGACCCCGGCGTGA
- a CDS encoding DUF542 domain-containing protein, translated as MIDEDAPVADLVLAHSGTATVLDRRHIDYCCEGHRPLGQVITERKLDREALLAELTAAMSEADPDADPRTASTSALISRALARQHRHLRALLALMQHQARSLAAVAGPQQAAVRALSHGIEALAEQMLPHLDREEDELFPAMLANAMTPELRAKLGGMFDEHREFTLMFHRLRAMTHEYQAPTGSSDEVTELYVAVHELETLVARHHHVENHVLLPRFR; from the coding sequence ATGATCGACGAAGACGCACCCGTTGCCGATCTGGTGCTCGCCCACAGCGGCACCGCGACCGTGCTCGATCGACGCCACATCGACTACTGCTGCGAGGGGCACCGGCCGCTGGGCCAGGTGATCACCGAGCGCAAGCTCGACCGCGAGGCCCTGCTGGCCGAGCTGACCGCCGCGATGAGCGAGGCCGACCCCGACGCCGATCCGCGCACCGCGTCGACCTCCGCGCTGATCAGCCGCGCGCTGGCGCGCCAGCACCGCCACCTGCGCGCGCTGCTGGCGCTGATGCAGCACCAGGCGCGATCGCTCGCGGCCGTGGCCGGGCCGCAGCAGGCGGCGGTGCGGGCCCTCTCCCACGGGATCGAGGCGCTCGCCGAGCAGATGCTGCCGCACCTCGACCGCGAGGAGGACGAGCTGTTCCCCGCGATGCTCGCCAACGCGATGACGCCGGAGCTCCGCGCCAAGCTGGGCGGCATGTTCGACGAGCACCGCGAGTTCACGCTGATGTTCCACCGTCTGCGGGCGATGACCCACGAGTACCAGGCGCCGACCGGCAGCAGCGACGAGGTGACCGAGCTGTACGTCGCGGTCCACGAGCTCGAGACCCTGGTCGCGCGCCACCACCACGTCGAGAACCACGTGCTCTTGCCGCGGTTCCGGTAG
- a CDS encoding peptidoglycan-binding protein, giving the protein MPALPAAFASLVAAAALPLDDFAAQALHDLPRPGLLAVVRQAAELLGDGVGALLLELGVARAAIRAPMTVADLRAPALAQVRAGRKVVDRADRDRARVQLVQRALQAVAARVADAPAELRLTSWGSDGAFGAEAATAVAALQRWRGLPVTGGFGRAELTAIETLLAGLPVPDLWSADHPITALGKGARRIATIARAICAATSAAPFATRVDGVRYTAHAQQFGVAPTPGTLRLPGGVGYHLAGAGYWKCNVFGGAVIALADLPVPTFQAGTYRHFPRAERFGEALARKTGWQLVSHLDHRDPADPQRALASAANDRAIARLLGLVRPGDLMFVDHPGPPGDDGGHTRVCTRAARTSDTDRAPMFAQARHDQAREERDGLAELAGGRETQFWLLRTRL; this is encoded by the coding sequence ATGCCCGCGCTCCCCGCCGCGTTCGCGTCCCTGGTCGCCGCTGCGGCCCTGCCCCTCGACGACTTCGCCGCGCAGGCGCTGCACGATCTCCCGCGCCCGGGCCTGCTGGCGGTGGTCCGTCAGGCCGCCGAGCTGCTCGGCGATGGGGTCGGCGCGCTGCTGCTCGAGCTGGGCGTCGCGCGCGCCGCGATCCGCGCGCCGATGACCGTCGCCGACCTGCGCGCGCCGGCGCTGGCCCAGGTGCGCGCGGGCCGCAAGGTGGTCGACCGCGCCGATCGCGATCGCGCGCGGGTGCAGCTGGTGCAGCGGGCGCTCCAGGCCGTGGCCGCGCGCGTCGCCGACGCGCCGGCGGAGCTGCGGTTGACGTCGTGGGGCAGCGACGGCGCGTTCGGCGCGGAGGCCGCCACCGCCGTGGCGGCGCTCCAGCGCTGGCGGGGCCTGCCGGTCACCGGCGGGTTCGGGCGCGCCGAGCTGACCGCGATCGAGACGCTGCTCGCCGGGCTGCCGGTGCCCGATCTCTGGAGCGCCGATCATCCGATCACCGCGCTGGGCAAGGGCGCGCGCCGGATCGCCACGATCGCCCGCGCGATCTGCGCCGCGACGTCGGCCGCGCCGTTCGCGACCCGGGTCGACGGCGTACGCTACACCGCCCACGCGCAGCAGTTCGGCGTCGCGCCGACGCCGGGCACGCTGCGGCTGCCGGGCGGCGTCGGCTACCACCTCGCGGGCGCGGGCTACTGGAAGTGCAACGTCTTCGGCGGCGCGGTGATCGCGCTGGCCGACCTGCCGGTGCCGACGTTCCAGGCCGGGACCTATCGGCACTTCCCACGCGCCGAGCGATTCGGCGAGGCGCTGGCGCGCAAGACCGGCTGGCAGCTGGTGAGCCACCTCGATCACCGCGACCCGGCGGATCCCCAGCGCGCGCTCGCCAGCGCCGCCAACGATCGCGCGATCGCGCGCCTGCTGGGCCTGGTCCGCCCCGGCGACCTCATGTTCGTCGACCACCCCGGCCCGCCTGGCGACGACGGGGGCCACACCCGCGTCTGCACCCGAGCCGCCCGCACCAGCGACACCGACCGCGCGCCCATGTTCGCGCAGGCCCGGCACGATCAGGCGCGCGAGGAGCGCGACGGGCTCGCCGAGCTGGCCGGCGGCCGCGAGACCCAGTTCTGGCTGCTGCGCACCCGGCTGTAG
- a CDS encoding helix-turn-helix transcriptional regulator: MVATAPAIDGVFRALADPTRRQVIARLAGGPASVTELAAPFAMALPSFTQHLRVLERCGVVRSRKAGRVRTVELVPQRLRAAETWLAEQRALWDRRLDQLDRFLLAQKEKSR; this comes from the coding sequence ATGGTCGCCACCGCTCCCGCGATCGACGGCGTGTTCCGCGCGCTGGCCGATCCGACCCGCCGCCAGGTCATCGCGCGCCTGGCCGGTGGGCCGGCGTCGGTCACCGAGCTCGCGGCGCCGTTCGCGATGGCGTTGCCGTCGTTCACCCAGCACCTGCGGGTGCTGGAGCGCTGCGGTGTCGTGCGCTCGCGCAAGGCCGGTCGGGTCCGCACCGTCGAGCTGGTGCCCCAGCGCCTGCGCGCCGCCGAGACCTGGCTCGCCGAGCAGCGGGCCCTGTGGGACCGCCGCCTCGATCAGCTCGATCGCTTCCTGCTCGCCCAGAAGGAGAAGTCACGATGA
- a CDS encoding SRPBCC family protein → MTVATPSIDPARDLVFERIVDVPPTQVWAAWTDPDLLKQWFCPAPWTVSECSIDLRPGGRFFTRMRGPAGEDVPNDGCYLEVGPGYRLVFTDALGPGFRPSGTSFMTATVTIEPHGAGTRYTATVLHADLASRKKHEAMGFHHGWGAACDQLVALCTSGTAG, encoded by the coding sequence ATGACCGTCGCCACCCCCTCGATCGATCCCGCCCGCGACCTCGTGTTCGAACGCATCGTCGACGTGCCGCCGACCCAGGTCTGGGCCGCCTGGACCGACCCCGATCTGCTCAAGCAGTGGTTCTGCCCGGCGCCGTGGACGGTGTCCGAGTGCTCGATCGATCTGCGCCCCGGCGGGCGCTTCTTCACGCGCATGCGCGGCCCGGCCGGCGAGGACGTGCCCAACGACGGCTGCTACCTCGAGGTCGGCCCCGGCTACCGGCTGGTCTTCACCGACGCGCTCGGGCCCGGCTTTCGTCCCTCGGGCACGTCGTTCATGACCGCGACCGTCACGATCGAGCCCCACGGCGCCGGCACCCGCTACACCGCGACCGTGCTCCACGCCGACCTCGCCAGCCGCAAGAAGCACGAGGCCATGGGCTTCCACCACGGCTGGGGCGCCGCGTGTGACCAGCTCGTCGCGCTGTGCACGTCGGGCACGGCCGGCTGA
- a CDS encoding serine/threonine protein kinase yields the protein MTAASTLTAGDQLGRYRLSRRLGAGGMGEVWAADDPELGRVVAIKVLREGLGEGARLRREARVMAQLVHANVVPIHDVGEHDGRVYVAMALWGGGDLRAWMTPRRPWPEVVSTFVAAGRGLAAAHAAGLVHRDFKPDNVLVDGDRVAVTDFGIATAGEATRPDAAATRADAVTQPITVDADPRARPGVAMTAAGELIGTPAYMAPELHLGRRGGPAADQFAFCVALWEALYGKRPFGDVVDATAATVTSDDLDPAAAVALAIIDDRRTPAPPGVPVPGWLRRTLARGLDPDPDRRFPSMVALVAALEHGLGRRRRIAAAGGAATVVATLVAVAMWPRAEQGPRCDGRDQLAGAWDRRRATDVTAALVASGRPHAPATATHVVALLDAYAGRWATMRDEACHAARLEGRQSAELLDLRNACLDRRRADLAAVVAALADRPDGEVVDGAIDAVADLDDLAACADPVALRAAVPWPTAPAVRAQLDTVRAQLSAARAQIRIGRPRDARPIAAAAVAAAAATKFGPAWAEALAVAGEIALDLDDPSTARAELTEAVRRAGEAKDDRLAASASLLLYYLVGASLGHVDEATAMEPLVESLVERAGDPADRVNYLRHRAGLRMTAGDLPRARAGFEAALAAAEAMGSATATIDLLGDLASVALLEGRNRDAEASSARARAVIVATYGADHPTAAANLHATARALVRRGQAAAAVPLLEEALAIRRRALGDDHHTVTDTLQTLGNAARAQGDRPKALAVFRELLARTERRGDRPARATALEAIGLTESEQGDWPAARGHLEGALALRAELGSIDTTAYASAEYNLADGLAGHGACAEAQPRLSHVEQVFTGSTRAYPRLTRATCALATGDLAAAAAHATAVESLCAGECPPVLIAVAHAISAQAQWLRGDRRAGARAVGAARAALAALPDAAPQLAELDAWIATHHVR from the coding sequence GTGACCGCCGCGTCGACCCTGACCGCCGGCGATCAGCTCGGGCGCTACCGGCTGTCCCGTCGCCTGGGCGCCGGCGGCATGGGCGAGGTGTGGGCCGCCGATGATCCCGAGCTCGGCCGGGTGGTGGCGATCAAGGTGCTGCGCGAGGGTCTCGGCGAGGGCGCGCGGCTGCGGCGCGAGGCGCGCGTCATGGCCCAGCTGGTGCACGCGAACGTCGTCCCCATCCACGACGTCGGCGAGCACGACGGCCGGGTCTACGTCGCGATGGCGCTGTGGGGCGGCGGCGACCTGCGCGCCTGGATGACCCCACGCCGGCCCTGGCCCGAGGTCGTGTCCACGTTCGTCGCGGCCGGGCGCGGCCTCGCCGCCGCCCACGCCGCCGGCCTGGTCCATCGCGACTTCAAGCCCGACAACGTGCTGGTGGACGGCGACCGCGTGGCGGTCACCGACTTCGGCATCGCCACCGCCGGTGAAGCCACCCGCCCCGACGCCGCCGCCACCCGCGCCGACGCCGTCACCCAGCCGATCACGGTCGACGCCGACCCGCGCGCACGCCCGGGCGTGGCGATGACCGCGGCCGGTGAACTGATCGGGACGCCGGCGTACATGGCGCCGGAGCTGCACCTCGGTCGGCGTGGCGGGCCGGCCGCGGACCAGTTCGCGTTCTGCGTCGCCCTGTGGGAGGCGCTGTACGGCAAGCGGCCGTTCGGCGACGTCGTCGACGCCACCGCGGCCACGGTCACGAGCGATGATCTCGACCCGGCCGCGGCGGTCGCGCTGGCGATCATCGATGACCGGCGGACGCCGGCCCCACCCGGCGTGCCGGTGCCCGGGTGGCTCCGGCGCACGCTGGCGCGCGGCCTCGACCCGGATCCGGACCGACGGTTCCCGTCGATGGTGGCGCTGGTCGCGGCGCTCGAGCACGGCCTGGGCCGGCGCCGACGGATCGCCGCCGCGGGCGGCGCCGCGACCGTGGTCGCGACGCTCGTCGCGGTCGCGATGTGGCCCCGCGCCGAGCAGGGTCCGCGCTGCGACGGGCGCGATCAACTCGCCGGCGCCTGGGATCGCCGGCGCGCCACCGACGTCACCGCCGCGTTGGTCGCCAGCGGCCGCCCGCACGCGCCGGCCACCGCCACCCACGTGGTCGCGCTGCTCGATGCCTACGCGGGCCGCTGGGCGACGATGCGCGACGAGGCCTGCCACGCGGCGCGGCTCGAGGGACGGCAGTCGGCCGAGCTGCTCGATCTGCGCAACGCGTGCCTCGACCGGCGCCGCGCCGACCTGGCGGCGGTCGTCGCCGCGCTCGCGGACCGGCCCGACGGCGAGGTCGTCGACGGCGCGATCGACGCAGTGGCCGACCTCGACGACCTCGCGGCCTGCGCGGACCCGGTCGCGTTGCGCGCGGCGGTGCCGTGGCCGACCGCTCCGGCGGTGCGCGCCCAACTCGACACGGTGCGCGCCCAGCTCAGCGCGGCCCGGGCCCAGATCCGGATCGGTCGGCCCCGCGATGCCCGGCCGATCGCCGCAGCCGCGGTCGCCGCGGCTGCCGCCACCAAGTTCGGCCCGGCCTGGGCCGAGGCGCTGGCGGTGGCGGGCGAGATCGCGCTCGACCTCGACGACCCCAGCACCGCGCGCGCCGAGCTGACCGAGGCCGTGCGCCGGGCCGGTGAGGCCAAGGACGATCGGCTGGCCGCGAGCGCCAGCCTGCTCCTGTACTACCTGGTCGGCGCCTCGCTCGGTCACGTCGACGAGGCCACGGCGATGGAGCCGCTGGTCGAGTCGCTGGTCGAGCGCGCTGGTGACCCCGCCGATCGGGTCAACTACCTGCGCCATCGGGCCGGCCTGCGCATGACCGCCGGCGATCTGCCGCGCGCGCGCGCGGGCTTCGAAGCGGCGCTGGCCGCGGCCGAGGCCATGGGCTCAGCCACCGCGACGATCGATCTGCTTGGCGACCTCGCCAGCGTCGCGCTGCTCGAGGGTCGCAACCGTGACGCCGAGGCGTCGTCGGCCCGGGCGCGCGCGGTGATCGTGGCGACCTACGGCGCCGATCATCCGACCGCCGCCGCCAACCTGCACGCCACGGCGCGTGCGCTGGTGCGGCGGGGCCAGGCCGCGGCGGCGGTGCCGCTGCTCGAGGAGGCGCTGGCGATCCGCCGGCGGGCGCTGGGCGACGATCACCACACCGTCACCGACACCCTGCAGACCCTCGGCAACGCCGCACGCGCGCAGGGCGATCGCCCGAAAGCGCTGGCCGTGTTCCGCGAGCTGCTGGCGCGCACCGAGCGTCGCGGCGACCGACCGGCGCGAGCCACCGCGCTCGAGGCCATCGGCCTGACCGAGAGCGAGCAAGGCGACTGGCCCGCGGCCCGCGGCCATCTCGAGGGCGCGCTCGCGCTCCGGGCCGAGCTCGGATCGATCGACACGACGGCCTACGCCAGCGCCGAGTACAACCTCGCCGACGGCCTGGCTGGCCATGGCGCGTGCGCCGAGGCGCAGCCGCGGCTGAGCCACGTCGAGCAGGTGTTCACGGGCTCGACGCGCGCCTACCCGCGCTTGACGCGCGCGACCTGCGCCCTCGCCACCGGCGACCTCGCCGCCGCTGCCGCCCACGCCACCGCGGTCGAGTCGCTGTGCGCCGGCGAGTGCCCACCCGTGTTGATCGCCGTCGCCCACGCGATCTCGGCCCAGGCTCAGTGGCTGCGCGGCGATCGTCGCGCCGGCGCCCGCGCGGTGGGGGCCGCGCGGGCCGCGCTGGCCGCGTTGCCCGACGCGGCACCGCAGCTGGCCGAGCTCGACGCGTGGATCGCGACCCATCACGTCCGGTGA
- a CDS encoding sigma 54-interacting transcriptional regulator, whose amino-acid sequence MGEPRAETVTLRRGEDERVTAERAQLVVLLAADQPLAPSSRHLLDDVDQVLLGRGKRREVERRTSGGRRRLELRLADPAASEQHARVTRVHGRWVVEDHGAKNGTLVNGRVITRARLDDGDVLEIGGTMVVFRDGAVPVAGADDLRVDELAVTLPGLATFSGDLATQLAAAATAATAGVAVLVRGDTGTGKELVARAIHATSTRRGPFVAVNCGALPANLVEAELFGHRRGAFSGAVEDRPGHVRAADKGTLLLDEIGDLPGPAQAALLRVLQEREVVPVGDSLPIKVNVRIIAATHVDLAQRVVDGGFRRDLLARLAGLELMLPTLAERREDLGLLIGAILTRAGATGAQLTVAAARALVHHDWPDNVRELEMALTTSLALAAGGTIDLSHLPRAVRAATPACTDAVRTDAPLSEADVALRAQLAALLAEHGGNISAVARTAGKARWQIHRWLRRLGLDSEDFRR is encoded by the coding sequence ATGGGCGAGCCGCGGGCCGAGACGGTGACGCTGCGGCGGGGCGAGGACGAGCGCGTGACCGCCGAGCGAGCCCAGCTGGTGGTGCTGCTCGCCGCCGATCAGCCCCTGGCGCCGTCGTCGCGACACCTGCTCGACGACGTCGATCAGGTGCTGCTCGGGCGCGGCAAGCGACGCGAGGTCGAGCGACGCACCAGCGGCGGCCGGCGTCGGCTCGAGCTGCGACTCGCCGATCCGGCGGCGTCGGAGCAGCACGCACGGGTGACCCGGGTCCACGGCCGCTGGGTCGTCGAGGATCACGGCGCGAAGAACGGCACGCTGGTCAACGGCCGGGTGATCACCCGCGCGAGGCTGGACGACGGCGACGTGCTCGAGATCGGTGGCACGATGGTGGTGTTCCGCGACGGCGCCGTGCCGGTGGCGGGCGCCGACGACCTGCGGGTGGACGAGCTGGCGGTGACGCTGCCGGGCCTGGCGACCTTCAGCGGCGACCTGGCGACCCAGCTGGCCGCCGCGGCGACCGCCGCCACGGCCGGGGTCGCGGTGCTCGTGCGCGGCGATACTGGCACCGGCAAGGAGCTGGTGGCCCGCGCGATCCACGCGACCTCGACGCGGCGCGGTCCGTTCGTCGCGGTCAACTGCGGCGCGCTGCCGGCGAATCTGGTCGAGGCCGAGTTGTTCGGGCACCGGCGCGGGGCGTTCTCGGGCGCGGTCGAGGATCGCCCCGGCCACGTGCGCGCGGCCGACAAGGGCACGCTGTTGCTCGACGAGATCGGTGACCTGCCGGGGCCGGCCCAGGCGGCGCTCTTGCGGGTGCTGCAGGAGCGCGAGGTCGTGCCGGTCGGCGACTCGCTGCCGATCAAGGTCAACGTGCGGATCATCGCCGCCACCCACGTCGACCTCGCGCAGCGCGTGGTCGACGGCGGCTTCCGTCGTGATCTGCTCGCGCGCCTGGCCGGCCTCGAGCTGATGTTGCCGACGCTGGCCGAGCGCCGCGAGGATCTAGGCCTGCTGATCGGCGCGATCCTGACGCGGGCCGGCGCGACCGGGGCCCAGCTCACGGTGGCCGCGGCCCGCGCGCTGGTCCACCACGACTGGCCCGACAACGTGCGCGAGCTCGAGATGGCGCTCACGACCTCGCTGGCCCTGGCGGCCGGCGGCACGATCGATCTATCGCACCTGCCGCGGGCGGTGCGCGCGGCCACGCCGGCGTGCACGGACGCCGTCCGCACCGACGCACCGCTGTCGGAGGCCGACGTCGCGCTGCGGGCCCAGCTCGCGGCGCTCTTGGCCGAGCACGGCGGCAACATCAGCGCGGTCGCGCGCACGGCCGGCAAGGCCCGGTGGCAGATCCACCGCTGGCTCCGTCGCCTCGGGCTCGACTCGGAGGACTTCCGGCGGTGA
- a CDS encoding acyl carrier protein, producing MTDLDLGARVRSHVHDLGGPPVVTDDLDLFATGALESMQLLELINRLEDDFAIRIDERDVQTGRLRSVATIAALISERRGRA from the coding sequence ATGACCGATCTCGATCTCGGCGCCCGCGTGCGCTCCCACGTCCACGACCTCGGCGGCCCGCCGGTGGTCACCGACGACCTCGACCTGTTCGCGACCGGCGCGCTCGAGTCGATGCAGCTGCTCGAGCTGATCAACCGGCTCGAGGACGACTTCGCGATCCGCATCGACGAGCGCGACGTCCAGACCGGGCGCCTGCGCTCGGTCGCGACGATCGCCGCGCTGATCAGCGAGCGCCGAGGGCGCGCGTGA
- a CDS encoding response regulator → MTAASAEVFVAEDDPHMRGLLELAVRRAGHAVVACDGGTELLERLRQAHDRGQPPALVVSDNRMPGRAGIEVVEIVRGWGLGIPFALVTGFLDDTLRRQAAQWRVGALMRKPVSLGDLTFMITQLAGRGPGRARSGLSIARCAMCGDPMTAGTCGDCEPTDRLVLRFDPDDPYAEVGGSD, encoded by the coding sequence ATGACCGCGGCGTCCGCCGAGGTGTTCGTGGCCGAGGACGACCCGCACATGCGCGGCCTGCTCGAGCTCGCGGTCCGCCGCGCCGGGCACGCCGTGGTCGCGTGCGACGGCGGCACCGAGCTGCTCGAGCGCCTGCGCCAGGCCCACGACCGCGGGCAGCCGCCGGCGCTCGTGGTCTCCGACAACCGCATGCCCGGCCGCGCGGGCATCGAGGTGGTCGAGATCGTCCGCGGCTGGGGCCTCGGGATCCCGTTCGCCCTCGTGACCGGGTTCCTCGATGACACGCTCCGACGTCAGGCCGCGCAGTGGCGGGTCGGGGCGCTGATGCGCAAGCCGGTCTCGCTGGGGGACCTCACCTTCATGATCACCCAGCTCGCGGGCCGGGGCCCCGGGCGCGCGCGCAGCGGCCTCTCGATCGCCCGCTGCGCCATGTGCGGCGACCCGATGACCGCGGGCACCTGCGGCGACTGCGAGCCGACCGATCGCCTGGTCCTGCGGTTCGACCCCGACGATCCGTACGCCGAGGTCGGCGGCAGCGACTGA
- a CDS encoding OmpA family protein gives MNSIFSVTAIAAALLLTPACHKATSGPSGQTSVAPRPTASRGVAPTPRATEVLSGDLRTAALLLQRIHFAYDSDELRPESRDALAQAGAFLAKHPTIQIYVDGHTDERGTTEYNIALGERRSQIVIAYLARLGVGADQLTPVSFGEEHPLRQGASADALASNRRVEFRLMRGDVQLVLEDGPRYADDGTPIAIATPRPGATAP, from the coding sequence ATGAACTCCATCTTCTCGGTCACCGCGATCGCCGCCGCGCTCCTGCTCACCCCGGCCTGCCACAAGGCGACGTCGGGCCCGTCCGGCCAGACCTCGGTCGCGCCCCGGCCCACCGCCAGCCGCGGGGTCGCGCCCACGCCGCGCGCCACGGAGGTCCTCAGCGGTGACCTCCGCACCGCCGCGCTGCTGCTGCAGCGGATCCACTTCGCGTACGACAGCGACGAGCTGCGGCCGGAGTCCCGCGACGCGCTGGCCCAGGCCGGCGCGTTCCTGGCCAAGCACCCGACGATCCAGATCTACGTCGACGGCCACACCGACGAGCGTGGCACCACCGAGTACAACATCGCGCTGGGCGAGCGCCGCTCGCAGATCGTCATCGCCTACCTGGCGCGGCTCGGCGTCGGCGCCGACCAGCTGACCCCGGTGTCGTTCGGCGAGGAGCACCCGCTGCGCCAGGGCGCCAGCGCCGACGCCCTCGCCAGCAACCGCCGCGTCGAGTTCCGGCTGATGCGCGGCGACGTCCAGCTCGTGCTCGAGGACGGGCCGCGCTACGCCGACGACGGCACGCCGATCGCGATCGCGACGCCGCGCCCGGGAGCCACGGCGCCATGA
- a CDS encoding response regulator, which produces MQHHLSLTEPGSPAYRRAVSQRTRHVVVAEDDAIFRRLIAVTLRRDGFSVSEARDGRELVNHMASLAQRRGPAVDLIISDIRMPVMTGLDALAGLRGADWVTPVILITAFGDDEARLEAKRLGADALFAKPFELNDLRTMALHLAGP; this is translated from the coding sequence ATGCAGCACCACCTGAGTCTGACGGAGCCCGGCTCGCCCGCCTACCGGCGCGCGGTCAGCCAGCGCACCCGCCACGTCGTCGTCGCCGAGGACGACGCGATCTTCCGTCGGCTGATCGCGGTGACGCTGCGGCGCGACGGCTTCTCGGTGAGCGAGGCCCGCGATGGCCGTGAGCTGGTCAACCACATGGCGTCGCTGGCCCAGCGCCGCGGCCCCGCGGTCGATCTGATCATCAGCGACATCCGCATGCCCGTGATGACGGGCCTCGACGCCCTGGCCGGGCTGCGCGGCGCCGACTGGGTCACGCCGGTCATCCTGATCACCGCGTTCGGCGACGACGAGGCCCGGCTCGAGGCCAAGCGGCTCGGCGCCGACGCGCTGTTCGCCAAGCCGTTCGAGCTCAACGACCTGCGCACGATGGCGCTCCACCTCGCCGGCCCGTAG